From a region of the Thermovirga sp. genome:
- a CDS encoding DNA polymerase I: MTDLILVDGHALAYRAYYGIKRPLCSPEGVPVNGVYGFGRMLMGIVERSRAQEGAVVFDSPGPNFRRRLYPPYKANRPSPPEEFILQLPLMMDLARSLGIRVVADGAYEADDLIAAAAVREAERGKGVVIVTPDKDLFQTLGEGAITILRP, translated from the coding sequence GGGCCTATTACGGCATCAAGCGACCCCTGTGCTCCCCCGAAGGCGTACCGGTGAACGGCGTCTATGGCTTTGGAAGAATGCTCATGGGCATCGTCGAAAGATCCAGGGCACAGGAGGGGGCCGTGGTATTCGATTCCCCCGGGCCCAACTTCCGAAGGCGGCTTTACCCTCCCTACAAGGCCAACCGGCCCTCCCCGCCGGAGGAGTTCATCCTTCAGTTGCCCCTCATGATGGATCTGGCTCGCTCACTGGGTATAAGGGTCGTCGCCGACGGCGCCTACGAGGCCGACGACCTCATCGCCGCGGCAGCCGTGAGGGAAGCGGAGCGCGGCAAGGGCGTGGTCATCGTCACCCCTGACAAGGACCTCTTCCAGACGCTGGGCGAGGGCGCCATCACCATCCTTCGCCCCT